Genomic DNA from Comamonas resistens:
CCAGCGACCAGAGCTGACTGGCAGATTCCCCTTGCGCGTTCAGACCGCGGTAAAAGCTCAGCACCATGAGCTTGCCTGGCTCCTGCCAGCCAAAACTGACCTTGTCCAGAAAGCCCGGTTGCTCAAAACACAGCTCTCGATACTCTCCCTTGGGAATATCGGCAGCGCGCACCTGACGGCTGAAACCGCAGGCCTTTCCCGCCAGCGAACCCGTCAGCAGCGGATCGGAGGCATGAAAGCGGCGCGCATATTCCCCCGTGCGCTCGGCAATGCCCTTGCGCTGCCCCGAGGCAAGCAGGGTCTGGACATCGCCCCTGCCGGTGTCGACCTGATAGGCAAACACCTCGTCAATACAGTCAAACTGCCGCGCTGCCCCAAGCAATGCCGAGGCGAAATGCGGCGTCGCAGCCGCCTCTATCAGCGCCTGACCGAGGCTGGGACTGAGCAGCGCCGGTCGGGAAAAAATTGCAGCCATGGCCTGTCTCGCTTTGCTGAGGGCCTGTGATGAACTCCACTATGGCGCCGCACGCCAGTGACCTCACAAGCTCTTTTGAATCATCGGCAAAGAATAGCCTGCCTGCATCGCAGGCGCAGCAGGGCGACTCCCGATGAGTGAGCAGGCCTGCCCCCTCAAACCACCTGGAATCTCAGTTCAGAAGTGCCGGAATGATGCAATGCTTGAGCAATGGTGCGACATCCTCCGGCAGGGGCCGATTCAGTGGCAGCCATTTCATCTCCGCGATTTCGGCAGCGTTGCAAGGAGAGCATCCCTGCGGCAACTGGACCAGAAAGGCATGCGCATGCACCGTGGTGTCGGCCTCATTGGCGGCCACTGCATCAAAGATGCCCAGAGGCTTGAGCGAAGACTCGGCAATCTCCAACTGCAGCTCTTCCCGGATTTCACGGATCAAGGCCCTGGCAGGAGTTTCGTCGGCATCCAGCTTGCCGCCCGGTAGCATCCACGCTGAGGTGTTCTTTTTGCGCACCACCAACAGCTCCTGCTTCTGATTGAGAAAGCACGCGGTGGCAATTTTCAGATTGTGCATTGCACAATTTTAAGTGCCCGCATCTGCGGCCAAGCCCATCCGAAATAGAGCGAAGCCATCCCCTGTCAGAGCTCCTCGCCTTCTGCCTGGCCCTTGGCCAGCGCTATCGCCTCCAGCACCACGGCACTGCTGCCGATATGGTTGGACAGGGCCAGGATCAGCCGGGCGCAGGCCTTGAGGCTTTGCGCTTCGTCCAGACCCTCATGCATCAGCAGCAGTTGCTGGTAGACATCGTCCACATGGTCCAGATTCGGGGTTCTGATCAACGGGGTCATTGCTGCACTCCTTGGGCGCGGGCCAGGCTGGCCTGCACCGTGGCGACAGATACCGGAGACTGCCAGCGCGCAGCCACATAGTGGTCGGGGCGTATCAGATAGCCGCAACCGGGCTGCAGCCCATAGCGTGCCTGCAGCAGGCTGTGATCACCAGCCCATTGGGCAATGTCGAGCAGCTCCACCCCTACCGGCAGACCCTGCGTCCAGCTATTGGCCAGCAGCACAAAGCGCCCGCCCAATTGCGGCAGCAGCCATGCTCCATTCACAGGAGCATCCAGCGCGGGTGAGCCGGGCGCTATACCGCTGTTCCAGACCTGATCGTCCGGCGTATTCAAACGGCTTTGCGGATAGGAAATCGCCGTGGATAGCCGCCCCGAATTGACAAAGGGGCGGGCAAAAGCCTCGGTGGCCGCCAGTTCCAGCACCGCATCGCGAAAAGCCTTGCTGACCGTGGTCTTGGGCGTCAGAAAGTCGGTGGAACGCGTGGAGTTGAGAATGTTCTCGTCCGCCGTGGTCACGGCTTCCTCGTTATAACTCTCCAGCAGCTCCTGGCCCGCCTGACCGCGCATGACCAGATCCAGCTTCCAGCCCAGGTTGTCGATATCGGCAAAGCCGCCGTTGCAGCCGCGCGCGCCAAAGGGCGAGACCAGATGCGCGCTATCGCCGGCAAACAGCACATGGCCGTGCACAAAGCGGCTCATGCGGCGGCACTGGAAAGTGTAGATGCTGTACCACTCCTGGCTGAACTGCACATCCGGGCCCAGCATGGCACGTACATAGCGCTCCACGTTTTCGGGCTGCACGCAGGCCTGGCGGTCTATGCCCCAGCCCAGCTGAAAGTCCAGCCGCCACACACCATCGGGCTGGCGATGCATGAGAGCCGACTGGCCGGGGTTGAACGGCGGGTCGAACCAGAACCAGCGCTCGGCAGGACGCTCCTGCTCCATGCGAATGTCGGCGATGAGAAAGTTCTCCTCGAACACGCGGCCATCGAAATCCAGCCCCATGAGGCCGCGCACCGTGGACTTGCTGCCATCGCAGGCCACCAGCCAGTCGGCGTGGATCAGATAACGGCTCTCGCCGGCCAGCACCTCCAGCTCCACCCCCTCTGGCAGATGGCGCACGGCCTCGATCTGCTGGCCCAGGCGCAGCTCCACATTGGGCAGGTTTTGCAGAGCGCGCAGCAGCGCATCTTCCACGTAGTACTGCTGCAGATTGATGAAGCCCGGATACTGCTGATCCTTCACGGGCAGCATGTCAAACTGGTAGACAGACTCCTCGCGATCGCCCCAGAAGACCTTGCCCACATTCCAGGTCACGCCTTTTTGCAGGAGCTCCTGGCCCACACCCAGGCGTTCCAGAATGTCCAGCGAGCGCTTGGAAAAGCAGATGGCCTTGGAGCCGCCAGCGATGAAGTCCAGCTTGCTGATGACCAGCACCTTGTGCCCGCGCCGCCCCAGATCCAGCGCCATGGCCAGGCCCACCGGGCCCGCGCCGACAACCACCACCGGAGCCTGCTCCGGCACATCTGTCGCCGGTGCGGCAGTGGCGCCAATATGTCGCCACACGGGCACGCCACGGTGATGCGTGACAGGCTGCGGAGCCATGCTTGCTTGCGCCATATGCATCACCCCTGCAGTTGTGCCCAGACTTCCTGATCACGCTCGGCCGTCCAGATACGGGGCCAGTCGATGCCGTCAAACTCGTCCCACAGGCGCTGCACATCGAAGGGCAGGCAATGCTCGAAGATGGGCCAGCGGCCAAACTTGGGCGCCAGCGCCTTGTGCGTGGCCTCGAACGCCTCCTTCAAAGTGCCGCCGCGCTTGTGCACGGCGCCCACATTGTCGATCATGCCGCGCAGGAATTCGCGCGTCTGCTCGATGGCCGCATCGGTGGCCGCCGTGCCCTTGGCAACGGCTCCGCGCCCGCCCACGATGAATTCGGCACGGTATTTCTTGAGGTTGTCCAACGTCTTGCTGGCCCACTCCATATGGAAGGCATCGCCGGTGTAGAGCGCAGCTTCGGCTTCGACCAGATCGCCGGCAAACATGGTTTTGCTCTTGTCGTGCCAGACGATGATGTCGCCCGCTGTGTGGCCGCGGCCTTCAAAGCGCAGGTCCAGCTTGCCGCGGTTGCCGCCCAGATCGATC
This window encodes:
- a CDS encoding helix-turn-helix transcriptional regulator — encoded protein: MAAIFSRPALLSPSLGQALIEAAATPHFASALLGAARQFDCIDEVFAYQVDTGRGDVQTLLASGQRKGIAERTGEYARRFHASDPLLTGSLAGKACGFSRQVRAADIPKGEYRELCFEQPGFLDKVSFGWQEPGKLMVLSFYRGLNAQGESASQLWSLGQVAMAALSLHAQCHSAIAAEPAPPDAAQTLLQRLQRSFPQLTERERSIVAQTLLGESAAQIAQALDIKPATVLTYRQRAYERYRFNRASDFLAGLLH
- a CDS encoding NUDIX hydrolase; protein product: MHNLKIATACFLNQKQELLVVRKKNTSAWMLPGGKLDADETPARALIREIREELQLEIAESSLKPLGIFDAVAANEADTTVHAHAFLVQLPQGCSPCNAAEIAEMKWLPLNRPLPEDVAPLLKHCIIPALLN
- a CDS encoding DUF2783 domain-containing protein; translated protein: MTPLIRTPNLDHVDDVYQQLLLMHEGLDEAQSLKACARLILALSNHIGSSAVVLEAIALAKGQAEGEEL
- a CDS encoding FAD-dependent oxidoreductase, whose protein sequence is MAPQPVTHHRGVPVWRHIGATAAPATDVPEQAPVVVVGAGPVGLAMALDLGRRGHKVLVISKLDFIAGGSKAICFSKRSLDILERLGVGQELLQKGVTWNVGKVFWGDREESVYQFDMLPVKDQQYPGFINLQQYYVEDALLRALQNLPNVELRLGQQIEAVRHLPEGVELEVLAGESRYLIHADWLVACDGSKSTVRGLMGLDFDGRVFEENFLIADIRMEQERPAERWFWFDPPFNPGQSALMHRQPDGVWRLDFQLGWGIDRQACVQPENVERYVRAMLGPDVQFSQEWYSIYTFQCRRMSRFVHGHVLFAGDSAHLVSPFGARGCNGGFADIDNLGWKLDLVMRGQAGQELLESYNEEAVTTADENILNSTRSTDFLTPKTTVSKAFRDAVLELAATEAFARPFVNSGRLSTAISYPQSRLNTPDDQVWNSGIAPGSPALDAPVNGAWLLPQLGGRFVLLANSWTQGLPVGVELLDIAQWAGDHSLLQARYGLQPGCGYLIRPDHYVAARWQSPVSVATVQASLARAQGVQQ
- a CDS encoding MBL fold metallo-hydrolase, which produces MAKPFASSADTAAKKETLEILADGVYALTAEGDPNVGAFEGEDFIVAIEARATPAAARDWLAKLREHTQKPVKYLILTHYHAVRVLGASAFDAEHIITSETTRKLIEERGQQDWDSEYGRMPRLFKEPEGIPGLTWPTQTFDTQFEIDLGGNRGKLDLRFEGRGHTAGDIIVWHDKSKTMFAGDLVEAEAALYTGDAFHMEWASKTLDNLKKYRAEFIVGGRGAVAKGTAATDAAIEQTREFLRGMIDNVGAVHKRGGTLKEAFEATHKALAPKFGRWPIFEHCLPFDVQRLWDEFDGIDWPRIWTAERDQEVWAQLQG